One window from the genome of Saccharomyces mikatae IFO 1815 strain IFO1815 genome assembly, chromosome: 4 encodes:
- the MPS1 gene encoding serine/threonine/tyrosine protein kinase MPS1 (similar to Saccharomyces cerevisiae MPS1 (YDL028C); ancestral locus Anc_3.162), whose translation MSTNSFHDYMDLNSRTNMRQFSDDEEFTTPPKLSNFGSALLSHSEKTSAPETLSSHKTNKMTNHVLEEMDRSSSRSHPPSSMGNLTSGHTSTSSHSTLFGRYLRNNHQTSMTTMNTNDIEINVGNSLDKSFERIRNLRQNMKEDMTSKYAERRSKRFLISNRTTKLGPAKRATTLTNVFDEEVPNSSNLPINPRETIETLLEDSNKSGFRESKKNMDYESIEFGDLNPIQYIKKHNLPTSDLPLISQIYFDKQREENRQAALRKHSSRELLYKNRSSSTSLSSNNLLPSKDNSITFINSSLPRRKISTGSSSSKSSIEIRRALKENIDTSNNSSFNSPIHNIHKEISRNKDSDSEKRGVLRNISINANHADNILQQDNKRLKRSLDDVITNENENKKIQEVFYHRPAPKPPVTKKVEIVEPAKSASSSNNRSMITVNDSQYEKIELLGRGGSSRVYKVKGSGNKIYALKRVSFDAFDDSSVDGFKGEIELLEKLKDQRRVIQLLDYEMGDGLLYLIMECGDHDLSQILNQRSNMPLDFNFVRFYTKEMLLCIKVVHDAGIVHSDLKPANFVLVKGILKIIDFGIANAVPEHTVNIYRETQIGTPNYMAPEALVAMNYTQSSDNQHEGNKWKVGRPSDMWSCGCIIYQMIYGKPPYGSFQGQNRLLAIMNPDVKIPFPEYTSNNEKIPKSAIELMKACLYRNPDKRWTVDKVLSSTFLQPFMISGSIMEDLIKNAVRYGSEKPQISHDDLNDVVETVLRKFSDYKI comes from the coding sequence ATGTCAACAAATTCATTCCATGATTATATGGATTTAAATTCGAGAACGAACATGCGACAGTTttcagatgatgaagagttTACCACCCCCCCGAAATTAAGCAATTTTGGATCTGCTTTACTTTCGCACTCAGAAAAGACTTCAGCACCGGAGACACTATCAAGCCATAAAACTAATAAGATGACAAATCATGTTTTAGAAGAAATGGACAGAAGCTCTTCCAGGAGTCATCCCCCATCATCAATGGGCAATTTGACATCTGGCCATACTAGTACCTCATCACATTCAACCTTATTTGGACGATATTTAAGAAATAATCATCAAACTAGCATGACAACAATGAACACTAATGATATAGAGATAAATGTTGGAAATAGTCTCGATAAgagttttgaaagaataagaaactTGAGACAAAACATGAAAGAAGATATGACTTCAAAATATgctgaaagaagaagtaaaaGATTCTTAATATCTAATAGAACAACAAAGCTGGGGCCTGCAAAGAGAGCAACTACATTGACAAATGTTTTTGATGAGGAGGTGCCTAATTCTTCAAACCTACCAATCAACCCAAGGGAGACAATAGAAACACTTCTTGAGGATTCTAACAAATCTGGATTTAGagaatcaaagaagaatatggaCTATGAATCAATAGAATTTGGAGATTTGAATCCGATTCAATACATTAAAAAACATAACCTGCCTACCAGTGACCTTCCACTAATATCTCAGATTTACTTTGATAAACagagagaagaaaatagaCAAGCAGCACTGCGAAAACATAGTTCCAGAGAATTACTTTATAAAAACAGATCTTCTTCCACTTCTCTTTCTAGCAATAACTTATTGCCAAGCAAGGACAATTCTATAACGTTCATTAATAGTTCTTTaccaagaaggaaaatttcTACTGgatcatcatcttctaaatCATCAATCGAAATAAGAAGAGCCcttaaagaaaacattgatACTAGTAATAACAGTAGCTTCAATAGTCCAATCCATAACATACacaaagaaatttcaagaaataaagattcagattctgaaaaaagagGTGTGTTACGAAACATAAGCATAAATGCGAATCATGCCGATAATATTCTTCAGCAGGACAataaaagattgaaaagatCATTGGATGATGTCATTACAAATgagaatgaaaacaaaaaaattcaagaagttTTTTACCATCGACCAGCCCCCAAACCCCCCGTcacaaaaaaagttgaaattgTAGAGCCTGCAAAATCAGCTTCCTCATCAAACAATAGAAGCATGATTACAGTTAATGATTCtcaatatgaaaaaatagaatTGTTAGGTAGAGGTGGATCCTCTAGAGTTTACAAGGTGAAAGGATCAGGCAATAAGATATACGCACTTAAAAGAGTGTCTTTTGATGCTTTCGATGATTCAAGTGTTGATGGGTTCAAAGGAGAAATAGAActattggaaaaattgaaggatCAAAGACGTGTAATTCAGCTACTTGATTACGAAATGGGAGATGGTTTATTGTACTTGATAATGGAATGTGGTGATCATGATTTGTCGCAAATTCTTAATCAAAGAAGTAATATGCCTCTGgattttaattttgttaGATTTTATACAAAGGAAATGCTTCTCTGCATTAAAGTAGTTCATGACGCCGGCATTGTTCACTCGGACCTGAAACCCGCAAATTTTGTCCTAGTAAAAggtattttgaaaataattgaTTTTGGCATAGCAAATGCCGTACCTGAACACACAGTGAATATATATCGTGAAACTCAAATTGGTACTCCAAATTATATGGCACCAGAGGCATTAGTTGCTATGAATTACACCCAAAGTAGTGATAATCAACACGAGGGGAACAAGTGGAAAGTGGGAAGACCATCAGATATGTGGTCGTGTGGTTGCATCATATATCAAATGATTTATGGGAAACCCCCATATGGCAGTTTTCAGGGCCAAAATAGACTGCTAGCTATCATGAATCCTGATGTGAAAATTCCATTTCCTGAGTATACTagcaataatgaaaagattcCAAAATCAGCGATTGAATTAATGAAGGCGTGCTTATACAGAAATCCAGACAAGAGATGGACCGTGGATAAAGTACTGAGTAGCACTTTCCTTCAACCTTTTATGATATCTGGATCAATTATGGAAGATCTTATCAAGAATGCTGTTAGGTATGGTTCCGAGAAGCCTCAGATATCGCATGATGATCTTAATGATGTGGTAGAGACTGttttaagaaaattttcGGACTACAAAATTTAG
- the MRX9 gene encoding Mrx9p (similar to Saccharomyces cerevisiae YDL027C; ancestral locus Anc_3.164), whose product MLRIPLGLVSITRPATNTALFNNTIRFNAFLPRKLGNSPKPVSLAVIFPSISKYAREGFQPRRIFSLMSSNYCSCPHQFLSNSMSLSSKLISKRAFHSTRHAEIKFSFFSRSHRNNNKPFVKVYKVSPFFILFATASIFTFILTSTIIVIPFIFHFFFPLLIMLVFFKQFKKWQNNTFYKDILISLPKTELKITVPTMRSLQLQPMIQSWREISSRMGIPNEFAKGLNVDLEKQDETRKQFLSFLQKRVLESFTKNEMGIRSYFLGDRVEKWIEESYDLELDIDNCRSELRKFQNFVFSSVRYRLYLDSIKKLPLNPSKKFEGKKHIADVYVIILDESFPEIMFSGEGYSKADFFKILRESETANSSKMLNMIIAIKSVNPLSSHFVITANGDSGNFFSKYHITKIDGKNTEYTLRE is encoded by the coding sequence ATGCTTAGAATTCCATTGGGATTAGTCAGTATAACAAGACCGGCGACGAATACCGCCCTGTTCAATAATACAATCCGTTTCAATGCATTTTTGCCTAGAAAATTAGGGAACTCTCCTAAACCAGTATCATTAGCAGTTATATTTCCCTCAATCTCGAAGTATGCAAGAGAAGGTTTCCAACCTCGTAGAATTTTTTCGTTAATGTCATCTAATTACTGTTCGTGTCCACATCAATTTCTATCCAATTCGATGAGCTTGTCTTCCAAGTTAATCAGTAAAAGAGCCTTCCATTCAACACGGCATGCTGAAATAAAGTTCAGTTTTTTCTCGAGGTCACATAGGAACAATAACAAGCCATTCGTGAAAGTATACAAAGTatctccattttttatcctCTTTGCAACTGCGAgtattttcactttcatctTAACATCGACAATTATTGTTATTCCCTTtatcttccatttttttttccctcttCTTATTATgcttgttttcttcaaacaGTTTAAAAAATGGCAAAATAACACCTTTTACAAGGATATCTTGATCTCTTTACCCAAAACAGAATTAAAGATAACGGTACCTACTATGAGATCACTACAATTGCAACCTATGATTCAGAGTTGGAGGGAAATTTCCTCGCGAATGGGAATTCCTAATGAATTTGCCAAAGGTCTTAATGTTGATTTAGAGAAGCAAGATGAAACCAGAAAGCAGTTTCTGAgttttttacaaaaaagaGTACTAGAATCCTTTACGAAGAACGAAATGGGAATAAGATCATACTTTTTAGGTGACCGTGTTGAGAAGTGGATCGAGGAATCTTATGACCTAGAACTCGATATTGATAATTGCCGGAGCGAACTGAGaaagtttcaaaactttGTATTCTCCAGTGTTCGGTACCGATTGTACCTagattcaataaaaaaattgcctTTGAatccttcaaaaaaatttgaggGCAAGAAGCACATTGCTGATGTCTATGTAATCATTTTAGATGAGTCATTTCCTGAAATAATGTTCAGTGGTGAAGGCTATTCAAAAGCcgattttttcaagatattACGGGAAAGCGAAACTGCCAATAGCAGTAAAATGCTTAATATGATTATTGCCATCAAAAGTGTTAATCCGCTATCAAGTCACTTTGTTATTACAGCAAACGGTGATTCTGGTAACTTCTTTTCGAAATATCACATTACAAAAATAGATGGCAAAAACACCGAGTATACCTTAAGAGAATAG
- the RTK1 gene encoding putative serine/threonine protein kinase RTK1 (similar to Saccharomyces cerevisiae RTK1 (YDL025C); ancestral locus Anc_3.167), with the protein MVKDVALHSSSSTSLSSLFKPTKLKNLSAKIFNSGGNHQSYTKADDISRSSSRSSKKNTDTVQEDHIKYSKPNERRPNIGNNTEVNGTPSKDSHAVASSTLAGISPSPVKNAPTEYPSSRSLHNNHNHGHTGHTGHTGHTGHTGHTGHTGHTVSHLPHSIHNPMNYIHQGSKDTFHHPHPLRPSAHNNISTVSSAKSNASSSLSYQAHMHPVEILQKQIEDRHLLDSQASTPGSVELQHNSSSGSDDTSSKKKKSLRLTRFFKKIHNDYHDNHHHHHHNRGSTPTKPKPYSSTNESLVENNSKTLYETDNPVELLEKYGIPGRKLGEGASGSVSVVERTDGKLFACKMFRKPHLNNEGTNHSQLANYSKKVTTEFCIGSTLHHQNIIETLDMLTEGDTYLLVMEYAPYDFFNLVMSNLMTQEEVNCYFKQLCHGVNYLHSMGLAHRDLKLDNCVVTKDGILKLIDFGSAVVFQYPYEDTIVKSHGIVGSDPYLAPELLKQTSYDPRVVDVWSIAIIFYCMVLKRFPWKAPKKSFNSFRLFTEDPEDEDDIARGPNKILRLLPRHSRKIIGGMLTLDPKQRVLMNDVVKDDWLASVPSCTIDPTSGNLAEKQKNHKHHLVTEEELNEMTKQHGNKDSN; encoded by the coding sequence aTGGTTAAGGACGTTGCATTGCACtcctcttcatcaactTCACTATCATCTTTATTTAAGCCAActaagttgaaaaatttatcggcgaaaatattcaacaGCGGTGGTAACCACCAATCATACACAAAGGCGGACGATATTTCAAGATCTTCCTCTagatcttcaaaaaaaaatacagaTACTGTCCAGGAGGATCACATAAAGTATAGTAAACCCAACGAGCGAAGGCCAAATATAGGCAACAACACTGAGGTGAATGGCACGCCATCAAAAGATTCACATGCAGTAGCAAGTTCTACATTGGCAGGGATCTCTCCCTCTCCGGTCAAGAATGCTCCTACAGAGTACCCTTCGTCGCGGTCCTTACACAACAATCACAATCATGGACATACTGGACATACTGGACATACTGGACATACTGGACATACTGGACATACTGGACATACTGGACATACCGTGTCCCACTTGCCCCATAGTATCCACAACCCAATGAACTACATTCATCAAGGTTCAAAAGATACTTTCCACCACCCTCACCCTCTTCGCCCCTCAGCTCATAACAACATATCTACAGTATCTTCAGCCAAATCTAATGCATCTTCAAGTTTATCATATCAGGCGCATATGCACCCTGTAGAAATACTACAAAAACAGATTGAAGACAGACACCTCCTGGACTCTCAAGCCTCCACCCCTGGGTCTGTAGAATTGCAACATAATTCGTCAAGTGGCAGTGATGACACCTCatctaaaaagaaaaaatctctAAGACTAACgagatttttcaaaaaaattcataacGATTATCATGacaatcatcatcaccaccaTCACAATCGTGGGTCCACTCCCACGAAACCGAAGCCTTATTCAAGTACCAACGAAAGTTTGGTAGAAAATAACAGCAAAACATTATACGAGACGGATAATCCAGTGGAGCTATTAGAAAAATATGGTATTCCTGGCAGAAAATTGGGTGAAGGGGCTTCTGGTTCGGTATCAGTGGTGGAAAGAACTGACGGGAAATTATTTGCTTGCAAAATGTTTAGGAAACCACACTTAAACAATGAAGGCACCAACCATTCTCAACTAGCAAACTATTCTAAAAAGGTTACCACTGAATTTTGTATCGGTTCCACGCTGCATCATCAAAATATCATTGAAACTTTGGATATGCTAACTGAAGGTGACACCTATTTATTGGTGATGGAATATGCTCcatatgatttttttaatctCGTCATGAGTAACCTAATGACACAGGAGGAAGTCAATTGTTACTTCAAACAGCTCTGCCATGGTGTTAATTATCTCCACTCCATGGGCTTAGCTCACagagatttgaaattagATAATTGCGTTGTTACTAAAGACGGAATCTTAAAGCTGATCGACTTCGGTAGTGCCgtagtttttcaatacCCTTATGAAGACACCATCGTGAAGTCACATGGAATTGTGGGGTCCGACCCTTATCTCGCTCCTGAACTATTGAAACAGACATCTTACGATCCAAGAGTAGTAGATGTGTGGTCCATCGCTATTATATTTTACTGTATGGTTCTGAAAAGATTCCCTTGGAAGGCTCCAAAAAAGAGCTTCAACTCGTTTCGGTTATTTACTGAGGATCctgaagacgaagatgatATTGCTCGAGGTccaaataaaatattgaGGTTATTACCAAGACATTCAAGGAAAATAATAGGCGGAATGTTGACTTTAGACCCAAAGCAAAGGGTATTAATGAACGACGTGGTAAAGGATGATTGGCTCGCATCCGTCCCCTCTTGCACTATTGACCCTACATCTGGCAACTTGGCtgaaaaacagaaaaatcatAAGCATCACTTGGTTACTGAAGAGGAGCTGAATGAAATGACCAAGCAACACGGAAATAAGGATTCAAACTAA
- the GPD1 gene encoding glycerol-3-phosphate dehydrogenase (NAD(+)) GPD1 (similar to Saccharomyces cerevisiae GPD1 (YDL022W) and GPD2 (YOL059W); ancestral locus Anc_3.169), which translates to MSAAADRLNLTSGHLNAGRKRSSSSVSLKAAEKPFKVTVIGSGNWGTTIAKVVAENCKGYPEVFAPTVQMWVFEEDINGEKLTEIINTRHQNVKYLPGITLPDNLVANPDLIDSVKDVDIIVFNIPHQFLPRICSQLKGHVDSHVRAISCLKGFEVGAKGVQLLSSYITEELGIQCGALSGANIATEVAQEHWSETTVAYHIPKDFRGEGKDVDHKVLKALFHRPYFHVSVIEDVAGISICGALKNVVALGCGFVEGLGWGNNASAAIQRVGLGEIIRFGQMFFPESREETYYQESAGVADLITTCAGGRNVKVARLMATSGKDAWECEKELLNGQSAQGLITCKEVHEWLETCGSVEDFPLFEAVYQIVYNNYPMKNLPDMIEELDLHED; encoded by the coding sequence ATGtctgctgctgctgatAGATTAAACTTAACTTCCGGTCATTTGAATGCTggtagaaaaagaagttcCTCTTCCGTCTCTTTGAAGGCTGCCGAGAAGCCATTCAAGGTTACCGTTATTGGCTCTGGTAACTGGGGTACCACAATTGCCAAGGTTGTTGCCGAAAATTGTAAGGGATACCCAGAGGTTTTCGCTCCAACAGTACAAATGTGGGtgtttgaagaagatatcaACGGTGAAAAATTGACCGAAATCATAAATACAAGACACCAAAACGTCAAGTACTTACCAGGAATCACTCTGCCGGACAATTTGGTTGCCAATCCAGACTTGATCGACTCGGTCAAGGATGTCGATATTATTGTGTTTAACATTcctcatcaatttttgcCCCGTATTTGCAGCCAATTGAAAGGTCACGTTGACTCCCATGTCAGGGCCATTTCTTGCTTGAAAGGGTTCGAAGTTGGTGCTAAGGGTGTTCAATTGCTATCCTCATATATCACTGAAGAACTAGGTATCCAATGTGGTGCTCTATCCGGTGCCAACATTGCCACCGAAGTCGCTCAGGAACATTGGTCAGAGACCACAGTGGCCTACCACATTCCAAAAGATTTCAGAGGCGAAGGTAAGGATGTTGATCATAAGGTGCTAAAGGCCTTGTTCCACAGACCTTACTTCCACGTCAGTGTCATTGAAGATGTTGCTGGTATCTCCATCTGTGGTGCTTTGAAGAACGTTGTCGCCTTAGGTTGTGGTTTCGTAGAAGGTCTAGGGTGGGGTAACAACGCCTCTGCCGCCATCCAAAGAGTCGGTTTGGGTGAAATCATTAGATTTGGTCAAATGTTCTTCCCAGAGTCCAGAGAAGAAACTTACTACCAAGAATCCGCTGGTGTTGCTGACTTGATCACTACCTGTGCTGGTGGTAGAAACGTCAAGGTTGCTAGGCTAATGGCTACTTCTGGTAAGGACGCCTGGGAATGTGAAAAGGAATTGTTAAACGGCCAATCTGCTCAAGGTCTGATTACCTGTAAAGAGGTTCACGAATGGTTGGAAACATGTGGTTCTGTTGAAGATTTCCCATTATTTGAAGCCGTATATCAAATTGTTTACAACAACTACCCAATGAAGAACCTGCCGGACATGATTGAGGAATTGGATCTACACGAAGATTAG